The window CACCCTTCACCCATACGGGTTCATGAAGCACCTTCGACTCAGACACCGCCGTGGGATTCAAAGAAGCACGCCCCCAGGCAATTTCAAGCGGCAGCTTCGCATAGTCAACAATGCACCCATCCCGACTGTAGCAACTCAGGTCGTGATTGGAACCCATGAAGATACAGTCCACTGGACAGGGTTCGACACACAAAGCGCAAAACATGCATTTACTGTAGTCGATGGCATAACCGTTCAGGCGAAAGCCTTTTCCGACCGGACTTTTCTCTTTGTCGATGTAGATACAATCCACCGGGCAGGCCGCGGCGCACTTATCACACCCGATGCAGGTGGTCAGATCGAATCGATGAAACCCTCGATACCTCGGCTTCACCTTCAATGGAACTTCGGGGTACTCGTAGACCTCTGTGAAGGTACGACGACGATAGGTCTTTCCCATCGTGAGCAGGGTGACGTACATCCCGTGAAGAACTGTCGACACCGACATAAACACATTGCGAAACCACAAGAACATGTCAGACAGTCCCTATCGGGCAGCGAAGGCAAGTGGTGAATGAACCCGTAACAAGTCGCGCAAAGCGGGAAACAGGCCGCGATGATTATAAAGAGGGCCATTTGATCCGCAACCCGCCGACTCGCGCGCTCCCACCAATGGGAAGCTTTTCGGTTGATAGATCCTTACGTCCCAACACGTTACGAAACAGGCAACGACAGCGACAAACGCTATTTCAGAAGATACCGATTCGCAATTGTGATTCCCGAGAGCATCGCCCCCACGATTCCCAGAAAACCCTGATCTGTGCCACACAGGTAAAG is drawn from Planctomycetaceae bacterium and contains these coding sequences:
- a CDS encoding 4Fe-4S binding protein; translation: MFLWFRNVFMSVSTVLHGMYVTLLTMGKTYRRRTFTEVYEYPEVPLKVKPRYRGFHRFDLTTCIGCDKCAAACPVDCIYIDKEKSPVGKGFRLNGYAIDYSKCMFCALCVEPCPVDCIFMGSNHDLSCYSRDGCIVDYAKLPLEIAWGRASLNPTAVSESKVLHEPVWVKGEESPFETPSGA